The proteins below are encoded in one region of Apium graveolens cultivar Ventura chromosome 4, ASM990537v1, whole genome shotgun sequence:
- the LOC141720027 gene encoding uncharacterized protein LOC141720027 has product MSSSAYAAAFNTLRPAFKTSKGAPGPGSGSADIEGGAESSVPQNIPDPGHESEPEVQEILGGDDPPRKKRKSVPAKPPRGKAVVSNRVLCDSEGRGPDGEVVKIGTKSLIDLPGFMSSIPSEDDWEEVEGYSMATALKRVTGQWGQLGSALSICSDVAFTELKEANNQTKAEKILSNSLRGELEEAREGFRVVESGLNEKLKDSETRAEGLAKEVERLKAELAAKENLNKEAIIAEFKASNVYDLEVAQAGVPEVRRSWVVAERHIKTYPLASWESFIQEFLAAKAAVEQGQGEPEPYDGPSPSFLYIRTSFAKLLGPNPCNFIF; this is encoded by the exons ATGTCTTCTTCTGCATATGCTGCTGCTTTCAACACCCTCAGGCCGGCCTTTAAAACAAGCAAGGGAGCCCCTGGTCCCGGATCTGGCTCCGCAGATATTGAGGGAGGGGCCGAGTCCTCCGTCCCTCAGAACATCCCGGATCCGGGCCACGAGTCTGAGCCTGAGGTCCAGGAGATTCTGGGCGGTGATGACCCCCCTAGGAAGAAAAGAAAATCTGTTCCGGCCAAGCCACCCCGGGGCAAAGCTGTGGTTTCCAACCGGGTTTTATGTGATTCGGAAGGCAGAGGGCCCGATGGAGAGGTCGTGAAGATAGGTACCAAATCTCTAATCGACCTACCCGGGTTCATGTCCAGTATCCCCTCCGAAGATGACTGGGAGGAGGTAGAGGGGTACAGTATGGCAACTGCCTTGAAGAGGGTTACAGGTCAATGGGGGCAG CTTGGGAGTGCATTATCCATTTGCTCCGATGTTGCTTTTACTGAGCTCAAGGAGGCCAACAACCAGACTAAAGCCGAGAAGATACTTTCCAATTCCTTGAGGGGAGAGCTCGAGGAGGCCCGGGAGGGATTCCGTGTGGTGGAGTCCGggttgaatgagaagctgaagGATTCTGAGACCCGGGCTGAGGGGCTGGCCAAAGAAGTGGAGAGGCTCAAGGCCGAGCTTGCTGCTAAAGAAAATTTGAACAAGGAGGCTATCATTGCTGAATTCAAGGCTAGCAATGTTTATGACCTCGAGGTTGCTCAGGCCGGGGTTCCCGAGGTTCGTAGGTCCTGGGTCGTTGCTGAGCGCCACATAAAGACCTACCCCTTGGCATCTTGGGAGAGCTTCATCCAGGAGTTCCTTGCTGCAAAGGCTGCAGTTGAGCAGGGTCAAGGGGAACCGGAACCCTATGATGGTCCGAGCCCCAGCTTCCTCTACATCCGGACCAGCTTTGCAAAGCTTCTCGGGCCCAACCCATGTAATTTCATTTTCTAA